A portion of the Piscirickettsia litoralis genome contains these proteins:
- a CDS encoding ParA family protein, whose translation MSKEKAYLSAGDLTEVLGVNTVQGVYKILKSLDIETHTINSRSKVITPEGVRDLLIERGFKYPKKNLSFQIVKGGVGKTSLSYSLACRAAHYGTRILVIDVDQQSNLTTSFNVNSRNKPVLLNMVRDNTPIEETIVNVNEMIDIIPSNLNNSRLDIELTQSASNLKDMIRDMLQPVRSDYDLVIIDCPPAINKINTAATCGSDTVIIPINPDPYAMDGMEFTLAELKKIRKEFKLKFKEKIVWNRYDAREKLGTVYLHQLAKDSNLISKILPVVIRVDTSLKNAVFDAVSIFEKAKKTAIREDIDQFTREILGINNWIEELKNPPKVIRAGKKKQRVLHSLIYVG comes from the coding sequence ATGAGCAAAGAGAAAGCCTATTTATCAGCTGGTGATCTAACCGAGGTGCTAGGTGTTAATACGGTGCAAGGCGTTTATAAGATTTTAAAGTCGCTTGATATTGAAACTCACACTATTAACTCTCGTAGCAAAGTTATTACTCCTGAAGGTGTACGTGACTTATTAATAGAGCGAGGTTTTAAATACCCCAAGAAAAATTTATCTTTTCAAATAGTAAAAGGTGGGGTTGGAAAAACTTCTTTATCATACTCTCTAGCTTGTCGTGCAGCTCACTATGGGACAAGAATTTTAGTGATTGATGTTGATCAACAAAGTAACTTAACAACATCATTTAATGTAAATTCCCGAAATAAGCCTGTTTTGCTGAATATGGTGCGTGATAATACGCCCATTGAAGAAACGATTGTTAATGTTAACGAAATGATTGATATTATCCCATCTAATTTGAATAACTCTCGATTAGATATTGAGTTAACTCAATCAGCCTCTAACTTAAAAGATATGATTAGAGATATGTTGCAGCCGGTCAGGAGTGATTATGATCTCGTGATTATCGATTGCCCTCCTGCTATCAACAAAATTAACACAGCTGCAACTTGTGGCTCTGATACTGTTATTATTCCGATTAACCCAGATCCATATGCTATGGATGGTATGGAATTTACTCTTGCTGAGCTTAAAAAAATAAGAAAAGAGTTTAAGCTCAAGTTTAAAGAAAAAATCGTTTGGAACCGATATGACGCACGTGAAAAGTTGGGAACCGTTTATTTGCATCAACTCGCTAAAGATTCTAACCTCATTAGTAAAATATTACCTGTTGTGATTAGAGTTGACACCAGTCTTAAAAATGCGGTGTTTGACGCTGTTTCCATTTTTGAGAAAGCTAAAAAGACTGCAATAAGAGAAGATATTGACCAGTTTACCCGGGAAATTCTTGGCATTAATAATTGGATTGAAGAGCTGAAAAACCCGCCAAAAGTGATTCGAGCAGGTAAGAAGAAGCAAAGGGTGTTGCATAGCTTAATTTATGTAGGGTAA
- a CDS encoding transposase, with translation MTVMLILWKKATEQWIAAQNELLPKCEYQHITLTMPEALWPFFLANRDLLSELSRLAADILLKAAKKKKVKIGIFTMLHTFGQDLKWNTHIHLSVTRGGLSECETVWKKIYFTKQKTMRMWRYTIISLLRNAYKAGVK, from the coding sequence ATCACGGTTATGCTCATCCTGTGGAAAAAAGCCACAGAGCAATGGATTGCCGCGCAAAATGAGTTATTGCCAAAGTGCGAATACCAACACATCACTCTGACAATGCCAGAAGCACTCTGGCCGTTTTTTCTGGCGAATCGTGACCTGCTCAGTGAGTTATCACGCCTGGCCGCTGACATCCTGCTCAAAGCTGCAAAGAAGAAAAAAGTTAAGATTGGCATCTTCACCATGCTCCACACGTTTGGCCAGGACTTAAAGTGGAACACGCACATCCACTTATCCGTGACACGCGGTGGTCTATCTGAATGTGAGACCGTGTGGAAAAAGATTTACTTTACTAAACAAAAAACCATGAGAATGTGGCGTTATACAATTATTTCTCTACTACGCAATGCTTATAAAGCAGGTGTAAAG
- a CDS encoding transposase zinc-binding domain-containing protein, translating to MVETVVKMLSCKTKFAGHDEYSCSNPDCKHTKTVAYTCKSRLCSSCGKKPQSNGLPRKMSYCQSANTNTSL from the coding sequence GTGGTTGAAACTGTCGTGAAGATGCTCAGCTGCAAAACAAAGTTTGCAGGTCATGACGAATACAGTTGCTCTAACCCGGACTGCAAACACACTAAAACCGTTGCCTATACTTGCAAATCACGGTTATGCTCATCCTGTGGAAAAAAGCCACAGAGCAATGGATTGCCGCGCAAAATGAGTTATTGCCAAAGTGCGAATACCAACACATCACTCTGA
- a CDS encoding glycoside hydrolase family 25 protein, giving the protein MKNIVITILASFVFAVQTESISYNTNVFPNSPYGVDVSHYQGKITWSEVRQEIDFVFIKATEGESSVDPYFSYNWSQAKRHGIFHSAYHFFYGDVSGIKQAKHFLNIVKYNKSHDSFPLIVDVEKTSDIYRTNKTQYVRNLRAFLHIVHKETGRLPIIYTSNNFWRTFLKGTHGFSEYALWIASYNNIHSSPKIPHIWKTWVFWQFSNKASVPGIKSQIDLNIFNGDDHRLYHFFGYIQ; this is encoded by the coding sequence ATGAAAAATATAGTTATCACTATACTTGCATCATTTGTCTTTGCTGTTCAAACTGAATCAATTAGTTACAATACAAATGTATTTCCAAATAGTCCCTACGGTGTAGATGTCTCCCACTATCAAGGAAAAATAACCTGGTCAGAAGTAAGGCAAGAAATTGATTTTGTATTTATTAAAGCTACAGAAGGTGAATCTAGTGTAGACCCTTATTTTAGTTACAACTGGTCTCAGGCAAAGCGTCATGGAATCTTTCATAGTGCATACCACTTTTTTTATGGGGATGTAAGTGGCATTAAACAAGCAAAGCATTTTCTAAATATTGTTAAATACAACAAATCACATGACAGTTTCCCCTTAATTGTTGATGTAGAAAAAACGTCTGACATATACAGAACCAATAAAACTCAATATGTTCGTAACCTCCGAGCATTTCTTCATATCGTTCATAAAGAAACAGGCAGGTTGCCAATAATTTATACTAGTAACAATTTTTGGCGTACCTTTCTTAAAGGTACACATGGTTTTTCTGAGTATGCTTTATGGATAGCAAGCTATAACAATATACATTCTTCCCCAAAAATCCCTCATATTTGGAAAACATGGGTGTTTTGGCAGTTTTCAAACAAGGCATCAGTACCAGGCATTAAGTCTCAAATAGATTTAAATATCTTTAATGGTGATGACCATCGCTTATATCACTTCTTTGGTTATATTCAATGA
- a CDS encoding ParA family protein: MNSKMTAADAASFLGVTLQAIHKQLKTKKLGFRKSQNRVYFGHATAKEIFKLKFKPRTVSIQIVKGGTGKTTLTHSIATRANLYGAKVLCIDLDQQGNLTQAFGINPEDSPVMVDILNNEEFDLLDAIKEVDEGLHLIPSRIENAVLDNTLMLNRCALDRIYRDLIKKVKKHYDLILIDCPPALGQSVAAAALASDAVISPLIPEKFCLSGLKITAQELMTIGKSYNKKISHKILLNKFDSRTNLSHDVLTMLIKHPTYGQQLYKSYVRTSQEFPNVTASEEAGISIYDTLKNTSPKEDVDLLTREILGINKHKKQEKVSLGTLEDATA; the protein is encoded by the coding sequence ATGAACTCAAAAATGACCGCAGCAGATGCTGCCAGCTTTCTAGGTGTTACGCTTCAAGCTATCCATAAGCAGCTTAAAACTAAAAAACTTGGCTTTAGAAAAAGCCAAAACAGAGTGTACTTTGGCCACGCAACAGCAAAAGAAATTTTCAAATTAAAATTCAAGCCTCGCACCGTTTCTATTCAGATTGTTAAAGGTGGTACAGGGAAAACAACACTAACGCACTCGATCGCGACAAGGGCGAATCTATACGGCGCTAAAGTGCTATGCATTGACCTTGACCAGCAAGGAAATTTAACTCAAGCATTCGGAATTAACCCGGAAGATTCCCCTGTAATGGTAGACATATTAAATAATGAGGAATTTGACCTATTAGATGCTATTAAAGAGGTTGATGAAGGGTTGCACCTTATTCCTAGTCGTATTGAAAATGCTGTGCTTGATAATACTTTAATGCTTAATAGGTGTGCTTTAGATAGAATTTATAGAGACCTCATAAAGAAAGTAAAAAAACATTATGACCTCATCTTAATCGACTGCCCCCCAGCTCTAGGGCAATCGGTTGCTGCTGCTGCTTTAGCTTCAGATGCTGTTATTTCTCCACTCATACCTGAAAAATTTTGTTTGTCCGGCTTAAAAATAACAGCACAAGAATTAATGACAATTGGCAAATCCTACAATAAGAAAATTTCCCATAAAATATTGCTTAATAAATTTGATAGTAGGACAAACTTATCTCATGATGTTTTAACTATGTTAATTAAGCACCCAACATATGGACAACAACTATACAAAAGTTATGTTAGAACAAGCCAAGAGTTCCCAAATGTAACTGCATCAGAAGAAGCTGGAATCTCTATATACGATACTTTAAAGAACACAAGTCCAAAAGAGGATGTCGACCTTCTTACACGAGAAATTCTTGGTATCAACAAACATAAGAAACAAGAAAAAGTTTCTCTTGGTACTTTAGAAGATGCAACTGCATAG